In one window of Pseudobythopirellula maris DNA:
- a CDS encoding 50S ribosomal protein bL37 codes for MAKPGRKVKKANHGARPACSRPRKSRRHKVRT; via the coding sequence ATGGCCAAGCCCGGTCGCAAAGTGAAGAAAGCCAACCACGGAGCCCGCCCGGCGTGCAGCCGGCCGCGCAAGAGCCGCCGTCATAAGGTGCGCACCTAA
- a CDS encoding 3-hydroxyacyl-ACP dehydratase FabZ family protein: protein MPAKDFILDPSGFVFDPPLVGIEAIRELIPQRGAMEQLTGIIHDDPEAGIVAGFKDLTDEEFWVPGHMPGMPLMPGVMMCEAAAQICSYFVMAHDLLGCEMLGFGGLDEVRFRGAVRPGDRFVVVAQKTQVRRGAMIRCRFQCFVGEALVCEGQLRGIPIPVEALRAASG, encoded by the coding sequence GTGCCCGCTAAGGACTTCATCCTCGATCCCTCTGGTTTCGTCTTCGACCCGCCGTTGGTAGGCATCGAGGCGATCCGTGAGCTGATCCCGCAGCGCGGAGCGATGGAGCAGCTCACCGGCATCATCCACGACGACCCCGAAGCGGGAATCGTGGCGGGCTTTAAGGACCTCACCGACGAAGAGTTTTGGGTCCCCGGCCACATGCCTGGCATGCCGCTGATGCCGGGCGTTATGATGTGCGAGGCGGCCGCCCAGATCTGCAGCTACTTCGTCATGGCCCACGACCTGCTGGGCTGCGAGATGCTCGGCTTTGGCGGCCTCGACGAGGTCCGCTTCCGCGGCGCCGTCCGGCCGGGCGACCGGTTTGTGGTGGTCGCCCAGAAGACCCAGGTCCGCCGCGGAGCGATGATCCGCTGCCGCTTCCAATGCTTCGTCGGCGAGGCGCTCGTTTGCGAGGGCCAGCTGCGTGGCATCCCGATCCCGGTCGAAGCCCTGCGGGCCGCCAGCGGTTAG
- a CDS encoding rhomboid family intramembrane serine protease: MLFPLFDRNPHTRFPLVTLLLIAANVACFWLTYNQPRADAVKTVLERGFVPQRLSHVGEAQPVIVEQTIEDEKGQQRPLRLQLSTSPSAVYPTILSMMFLHGGLLHLVSNMWMLWVFGDNVEYRLGRLVFLGYYLAGGVVAVVAQWAINPESTVPVIGASGAVAAVLGGYAVSFPKAMVRTLIFIGFPLLFDLPALLVLGVWFALQMFAGIQGILAPGEVEVSVAFWAHIGGFLAGVVLMPMLALGASPPDLDWRSESEELFRPNSTDR, encoded by the coding sequence ATGCTTTTCCCTCTCTTCGACCGCAACCCGCACACGCGGTTCCCGCTCGTCACGCTGCTATTGATCGCGGCGAATGTCGCCTGCTTCTGGCTGACGTACAACCAGCCGCGGGCCGATGCGGTGAAAACGGTTCTCGAGCGTGGCTTCGTGCCGCAGCGGTTGAGCCACGTCGGCGAGGCACAGCCGGTGATCGTGGAGCAGACGATCGAAGACGAGAAAGGCCAGCAGCGCCCGCTGCGACTCCAGCTGTCGACCAGCCCCTCGGCGGTCTACCCCACGATCCTCTCGATGATGTTCCTGCACGGCGGGCTGCTGCACCTCGTGTCGAACATGTGGATGCTGTGGGTCTTTGGCGACAACGTCGAGTACCGTCTCGGCAGACTCGTGTTCCTTGGCTACTACCTTGCCGGCGGTGTGGTGGCGGTTGTCGCCCAATGGGCTATCAATCCCGAGAGCACGGTCCCCGTGATCGGCGCGAGCGGCGCCGTGGCGGCGGTGCTGGGCGGCTACGCCGTGAGCTTCCCCAAGGCGATGGTGCGGACGCTGATCTTCATCGGTTTCCCGTTGCTGTTCGATCTGCCCGCCTTGCTCGTGCTGGGGGTCTGGTTCGCGTTGCAAATGTTCGCCGGCATCCAGGGTATTTTGGCGCCGGGCGAGGTGGAGGTGAGCGTTGCGTTCTGGGCGCACATCGGCGGCTTCCTGGCGGGCGTGGTGCTGATGCCAATGCTCGCCCTGGGCGCCTCGCCCCCCGACCTCGACTGGCGATCCGAGAGCGAAGAGCTCTTCCGTCCTAACTCGACGGATCGCTGA